A window from Cryptomeria japonica chromosome 1, Sugi_1.0, whole genome shotgun sequence encodes these proteins:
- the LOC131858125 gene encoding uncharacterized protein LOC131858125, producing MSTNNTQVDDTTRRRLLREAIDLLSRALTEIENIPGSSLVRDSILRAHNLLSSSIQSDREDFELAADREDVERLTQIIVATDHVNAESESECSICTEPFQLDEDARQMPCHESYIFHTRCILQWPERRNTCPLCRTRLAHPINGTQDSQSEEFVTSTTSNNG from the coding sequence ATGAGTACCAACAACACACAAGTAGATGATACGACTCGTCGCCGGCTACTAAGGGAAGCTATAGACCTTTTATCGAGGGCACTAACAGAGATTGAAAACATTCCAGGCAGCTCACTAGTTCGCGACAGTATTCTGAGGGCACACAATTTATTATCCTCGAGTATCCAATCTGATAGAGAGGATTTTGAGTTGGCAGCTGATAGAGAGGATGTGGAGAGGCTAACTCAAATAATAGTTGCAACCGATCATGTTAACGCAGAATCTGAATCTGAGTGTTCGATTTGCACCGAACCTTTTCAACTTGATGAAGACGCTAGACAGATGCCTTGTCATGAATCCTACATATTCCATACTCGCTGCATTCTTCAATGGCCGGAAAGGCGTAATACTTGTCCCCTCTGTAGAACTCGCTTAGCCCATCCGATAAATGGAACTCAAGATTCTCAGAGCGAGGAATTCGTTACATCCACAACCTCTAATAACGGCTAG